In one Streptomyces sp. NBC_00597 genomic region, the following are encoded:
- a CDS encoding endonuclease/exonuclease/phosphatase family protein, with product MLPNSATEPDGSAVIRALSYNIRSMRDDEEALVRVIRACAPDLVFVQEAPRFFRWRKHAARLAAKTDLVVLSGGATAAGPLLLCSLRAFVERTEDVLLPLTPGQHRRGFATAVVRFGAARVGAVSAHLSLDRAERADQAGLLAQRAASLGAPHAIVAADVNETPGGPAFGRLTESLRDCWTVSPWGGERTFPAGAPDRRIDAVFASPGVEVLACGVPDGLPGVFPRDLRAATDHLPVLATLRLPATP from the coding sequence ATGCTGCCGAACTCTGCGACGGAACCCGACGGCTCCGCGGTGATCCGCGCCCTCAGCTACAACATCCGCTCGATGCGGGACGACGAGGAGGCGCTGGTCAGGGTGATCCGCGCGTGCGCCCCCGACCTGGTCTTCGTCCAGGAGGCCCCGCGGTTCTTCCGCTGGCGCAAGCACGCGGCGCGGCTCGCCGCGAAGACGGACCTGGTGGTGCTGAGCGGGGGCGCCACCGCCGCGGGCCCGCTCCTCCTGTGCTCACTGCGGGCCTTCGTGGAACGGACCGAGGACGTACTGCTCCCGCTGACCCCGGGCCAGCACCGGCGGGGCTTCGCCACGGCGGTGGTCCGCTTCGGGGCCGCGCGGGTGGGGGCCGTCAGCGCGCACCTGTCCCTGGACCGGGCGGAGCGGGCCGATCAGGCGGGACTGCTGGCGCAGCGGGCCGCATCACTGGGGGCGCCGCACGCGATCGTGGCGGCCGACGTGAACGAAACCCCCGGCGGGCCGGCTTTCGGGCGCCTCACCGAGAGCCTGCGGGACTGCTGGACGGTGTCCCCGTGGGGAGGCGAGCGCACCTTCCCGGCGGGGGCGCCGGACCGGCGGATCGACGCCGTCTTCGCCTCTCCGGGGGTGGAGGTCCTGGCCTGCGGGGTGCCCGATGGCCTGCCCGGGGTGTTCCCCAGGGACCTGCGTGCCGCCACCGACCACCTCCCGGTCCTGGCAACGCTCCGCCTCCCGGCCACTCCGTAG